The DNA sequence GTCTAATATCGTTCGTTATCTGATAGTCGACACGGGAAACTGGCTGCCGGGGCGAAAAGTCCTGGTTTCTCCAGTAGCCATTGATCAGCCAAATCTTGATACACGTGAATTACCGACAGTCTTATCCAGGGAGAATATCGAGACTTCTCCGTCACTGGAGGACAGCCTTCCCGTGTCCCGGCAAAAGGAAGTAGCACTCTCATCTCACTTCAACTGGCCTATGTATTGGGGACATTCCGATTCGAGTCTGGATCATCACTCATCTCAAACGCAGGTAGTGGAGTTGGACGGAAATCCTCACCTACGTAGCGTAAAAGAGGTTATTGGTTATCACATTCAGTGTATGGAAGGAACGTTAGGCCATATAGATGACCTGATTGTAGATACCGAAAGCTGGTCCATGCGGTATCTGGTGATCGATACTCAAAACTGGTTACCTGGCAAAAAAGTAATAATCGCATTCGACTGGATCACGCATTTTACGTGGGAAGATAAAAAAGCTCACGTCGATCTGACTGAAGAACAGGTAAGAGACGCGCCGGTTTATGATCCGCGACTACCTGTCAACCGCGCTTATGAAGTTCAGCTTTATGACTTTTATGGAAGACCCACATACTGGTGATTCTAACTGCGTCTGAATGCTTGTAACCAACTTTTGCTTAACCCCTGTGTGCCCGAGCGGCTACCGCTGCGCGCACAGAAACTGAGGCATCTACTTTTAGAAGGATAAATCTCATGAAACGTTCAATTTTTAAATTCGGATTAAGTATATTGGCTCTAATGTTGATGTCTTTCTCAACTTTCACCCTCACGGGGTGTGAACAAAAAGAAAAAGTTCTGGATGTGGAAACCCCATCCGGCGAGCTCGAAATCGAGCGAGATAAAAGTGATGGCTCGGTTGGTGTCGAGCTCAATAAAAAAGAATAGGATGAATACTCGTTCTTGATCGGCGAAGTATGCATTTCGCCAGACATTTCCATAACCAGAAATTGGAGGATAGTTTGATGAAAAGCGACATTATTCAAGGAAAATGGAAACAGATCAAAGGTCAGGCCAAACAGAAATGGGGGGAACTGACTGATGATGATTTGGACCAGATCGATGGAAAACGAGATGAACTGGTCGGCAAAATCCAGGAGCACTACGGCATCGCAAAAGATGAAGCCGAAGAGCAGGTAAACCAATTTGAATCGTCATGTCACTGCTGATGCATGGCGGGCCAATTCAGGAACAGCAGTGATCCTGTCGGGGTACACTTTCCATCTGGTTGATATTAAATACAGACCATGTCCTGAAAGCTGTTCTCCGACAGCAGGGCCTATTTATCTGAATTCCTTTCAGAGATTTCGAGCACTCCGAGATCAGCTCTGTACCAGGTTAATCCAGGGAGAAATATCATGAAGCCCGTCACCGTGATCACTGGAGCGATCGCCATCAGTATCGGATCAGTTTTATTGACCGGAAGTGGCCACGCTCAGAATAAACCCAATATTTCAAAAGAGAATCATTCGGACTTTCAAGAAAAGATCAGTAAACCACCTGCTAAAGACTGCACATTCCTCAGAGCGGCAGCAGTTTTGACCAAACGGGTTACGAATCTGAAACAACAGAATGTAGGAGAGATCAATGATTTCGTTCTTGATTCAAATAACGGCAAAATCCGTTACGCTGCGGTAACCTATGGTGGTTTTCCAGGGTTTGGAAATAAAATGTTTGCTGTCCCCTTCGAGGCTTTGACTGTATTGCCAAATAACAATCACGAACATGACCATCGATTTCTACTGAAAGTGGATCAGGAACAACTTGACGGAGCAACAGGATTTGAGCAGGATCACTGGCCAGATTTTGCTGACCAGGAATTACTCAATAAACCTGATCGTCGCTACAACGTCCGCCAGGATCCGGATGCCCCACCATCAAATGCAGTCATCCGGGCCAACCAACTTTTAAACTTAAAAGTTCTGAACATAGAAGATGATCAAATTGGTAAAGTGGAAGAGATCATTCTAGATACGGCTCATCGCAAAGCACGTTATATCATTGTCTCTCTAAATCATCATACCACCAATGGAAACAAGCTTTTTGCTGTTCCTTTTCAGGCATTCCAGGTGAAGTCCGACTTGATGAATGACAATCAGCAGAACCTGGTATTGAAGATGTCTAATCACCAGATCACAAAGATCCAGGGATTTGACCGGGATCACTGGCCGGATTTTACAGATCCAGTTTACCGGAAATCACTCATCGAACAGTTTCTGTTTGTTAAAAAACACAAAGACCAGGGTGTGAAAGTGGGCATTGATAGCTGAATCAAGCCCACAACTGAACCAGTCAATCTGGTTTAGAACCTGACGCTGCAGCCGTCTATTTGTCGACTGCAGCGTTTTTTACTGTCACATTTCCAAACCAATATCTTAAAATATATTTTACCGAAATTGACGCTAAACCGATCTGCCAGTTAATGAAATATGGACTGGGCAGGCTAATCAACCTGAGGAGTTCTTCCAACTTATGAGAGCACGTCTGGCAAATTTATGGGATTCCTTTCGCAGCAGTTTCTGGTTTGTCCCTTCAATTATGTCATTATTTGCAATTGCACTTGCAATGGGGACATGTCAACTGGATGAGCTGATCGCCAGCTCCAACAGGGAACTGAGTTGGTTTTCAACCACAGCAGAAGCAGCTCGGTCTACTCTTTCCTCAGTGGCAGGTGCCACGATTGCACTGGCCGGCGTAGTCTTTTCTATCACGGTTTTAACTCTGTCGATTGCTTCCTCACAGTTCGGCTCAAGACTCGTGCGTAACGTCATGAGCGACAGCATTGCAGACCTTGTCATCGGTCAGTACGTGGGAACGAGCCTGTACTGCATGCTTGTGCTTCAGACCGTTCGCGAAGGTAAAAATGGTACGGATGTATTCACTCCACAGCTGGGTACGGCAGTTGGATTGATTCTGGGATTAATCTGTATGGGGATGTTAATCCTGTTTATTCACCATGTCGCAACAGCCATGCAGGCCCCCACAATCATCACTGCGGTGGCACGCGACCTGGACCTCGCCGTAGATCGACTGTTTCCGGAACGGATCGGTGAACGTCCCGATGAAGAAGAATCCAGACTCAGCATTGAGGACCTTCGTGCAGAGTTAAGCGATAACAACATTACGGTCGCATCTCAAGCAGAAGGTTATATTGAGGGAATTGATGGCGAAAGCCTGGTTTCCCTGGCATGTGAAGCTAAAGGCGTCGTTGAGCTTCTATGCAAACCGGGAGACTTCGTGACTCGGGAAAAACTGCTGGCTCGGATCTGGTTGCCACGGGACACCGAAAAGACGGAGGACATGACGACATCTTATATCAATTCGGTGAATCGCGTCATTATTGTCGGCCCTCGACGAACCCCGCGTCAGGATGTCGGATACGCCGCTCGCGAACTGGTTGAGATAGCACTGCGAGCCCTGTCACCAGGCATTAATGATCCTTTCACAGCGATGAGCTGTGTCGATAGACTTGGAGGGGCATTGGGACGTCTAGTTGAACGGTCGGTACCGGTGCGGATTCGTCGCGATGGTGAATCAGTCGCGAGGGTTCTGATCACTGAGGCAGATGGTTTTCCGGATGTATTGATTCAGTCATTTGGACAAATTCGTGAATATGGTGCCAGCAGCACTGCCGTCTCTCTGACCATACTGAAAGCACTGACTGAAATCGCCAATCATGCCAGTCGTCCTGACGATATTCATGCCATCCGTGGTGAAGCTGAAGCTCTCCAGACCGCGTACGTCGACCAGCATATTGTAAAACAAGATCTTGAAACCTTCCGTTCAAAGTATCGGCAGTTATCGGAAATCCTGGACCAGCAATCATGAAACTTGAAGATGCCAGCACTCTTTGACTTAAGCATTTAAAAGGAAACAACACTATGGGAATCTTTGAACTGCTCATATTGCTGATTGTAGCTGCCATTTGTGGTGGTATAGGACAATCTCTGGCAGGTTATTCTCGCGGGGGTTGCCTGACATCGATTGCACTCGGTTTCATCGGCGCATTACTGGGAAGCTGGATGTCCAGAGGGCTGGGACTACCGGAATTACTGACAGTTCAATTTGGCGATCAACCGTTTCCGATTCTATGGTCAATTATCGGGGCCTCGCTTTTTGTAGCCGTGCTCAGCCTGATCTCATTTCGAGGCAAATGAGAATCCAGAAAACAACTTACTTAAGATCGATGGCATCTTCTGCATGGATGACAGCCTGCGCCATTTCAATCAAGCGGATTCGTTTGCGCGATGCCATTTTCTGCAACCTTTTGAAGGCTTCTCCTTCATCCAGACCTGCAGATTTCATCAGAATTCCCTTAGCCTGTTCGATAGTTTTCCGATCTACCAGGGCCGTACGTAAATCATGATTTTCTTTACGGAGTTCCGCAAATTCCTGAGCGCGGCGGTGAACCAGAAGTATGGCTGGTGCCAGATCAACAGTCCGAATTGGCTCAACCAGCCAGGCCATGATATGATCCAGTGCCGCAGTCTCTACCAGTTCCAGATCACTTTTGGGAGTTACGATGATTCCGGGTACCGGAGTTTCTGAGGCGATGAGTGTCAATGCTCGGATTCCATCCAGATCCGGCATCTTGACCCCGCTTATCACCAGATCGGGTCGGTTAGATTCACTACATTTTATCAGTGCCTCGCCTGTTACAACAGCATCCATTACGGTATGGCCGAGCGTTGAAACGGCGTTATTGATCGTTGTCAGAGTATTTTGATTACTGTGTGCAATGAGAATCCGAAGAGATTCCATGATCATTACTGTGAATCCTGCTTTTATGGCCCGCTATACAGTAAGTTCATTCAGACTATGATTGGTAATAAAGCATATTAGAGCAAAACATCTAATTAGAAGCCATACCCGACGAATTAAATTTAAGATTTGCCACTGAGACTGACTGAAATCTGACCTGATTTTACTCTCAATATTGATCATTTTTATGAAACGGCATTTCAGTTGCACTGGATTTATTATGACTTCGATTCCTCTTGACGGAACGAATAATTGACGGAACGAATAACTAGTCTCAACCTGTAGAAGAGAATGATATACTGCAGTCAGTGGCTCAAGCTGAAATGGATGGAAAGACAGTCCAGAAATGAAAAAAAAAGTTTTACTTATCGTCATCGATGCCCTGGCAACACGTGTTGTCCAGCCCGCACTGGAACAGGGATGGCTTCCGAATCTGTCAAAATTGATAGATCAGGGAGTTTTTCGCTCGGAATGCACTTCCATTTTCCCCTCGATCACGCCCGCAGCCACTTGCACGATAGCCACAGGAGCATACCCGTTCGAACATGGAATCTCCGGCGCCTACTGGTATGACCGCACCAAGGATGAAGTTGCCTTCTTTGGATCCGACCTGACAGCAATCATGAATGAGGGGATGGGAGAGTATCTCAACGATTTTCAGATCAAACTGAATATGGAACGCCTCCTGGTCCCCACGATCTTTGAGCAGATAGAACAGCATGGCACTTTGTCCGATGCAGTCATCAATTATATGTGGTATCGAGGTACCGTTACGCACGAAACCACAACACCACTACTGCTAAATCTGGCACCGGGCGTAGAACTGGCTGAAAGTATGCAGGGTCCCCATACAATGTTTTTGGGTGATTTTGTCTCAACTCCCCTCTACGGTTCCCTGCCCTCAGCGCGCGGTGGACTCTCCTATCGATTTGGATTTCATGACGATACCACGGCTGACTACCTGCTCGCTCTGAGCCAGCAGAAGTGTTTCTCGGATTTCACTTTGGCCTATTTCCCCAATAATGATTTTGTCAGTCATGAGAAAGGGCCAACTTACGCAGTCGACATTCTCCAGGCGGTTGATGAAACTCTGGGCTCCCTGATTGAATCTGAGGGAGGAATCACGCGTTTTCTGGAAGAATTTGCCATCTTAATCACAGGCGATCATTCACAAAGTGATCTGGATGCTGACTCAGGAGTTGACCTGAATGAAGTTCTACAGGAGTTCCAACTTGTCACAGCAGGAAAACCCTGGAGCAACTCAGAAGAATTAATGGTCTGTCCCAACATGCGATCTGCGCAGATTTATTTGCAGTCTGGAATCTGGGAGCATCGACGTGATGTTATTCAATGTCTGTTGAAGTGTCCTGATATCGATCAAATCATCTGGTGTGATGACGACCATGGACTTAATGGAAGTAAGCAACCTGGCTTCCATGTCGTCACCAGTGACCGAGGGCAGTTGGTATTCAAGCCTGCGGTTGAGAAGAAACGAGATGGAGTAGACTGCTACGGGACTCCCTGGCTCTGGGAAGGCAATCTGGAAGCCGTTGATGCTCAGGTCGATTCGGACGGTTTGATCACATTTGAAACTTACCCGAATGCCTTTGAGCGAATCGCAACCTGCTTTTCTCAGCAGACGGGAAACATATGGATTACTGCCCGACTCGGGAAGGAGTTTTGTCTGCCAGATCTGAAATGTAATCCCTCTGGGTCGCATGGATCGTTACACTGCCTGGATTCAACAGCTCCGTTGATAGCCGCCGGTTTACCCCCTGATTTTGAATTACCGGAGCACCTTCGGTTAACTGATATTACTCCCATCTGTCTACAATTACTGGGAGTCGAGTCATTTAGAAAGCCGGGGGCAAGCGCGATCTTAGAACCATACCCCCGGCAAGATTAAAATTGTTTAATGGGCCCATGTTTAGGATAGCCCTCAGAGCGAAGAATCATTCTTACCAGGGCTTAAGCTTCCAGCCGAGAATAAAGCCGACCCCAAAGCACCACAGAGCTGCAGTACCGGGTTTCTGGCGGGCGTAAGCCGAAACATATTCAATGAAATCGTCGGAGGGATTTAATGGCTCACCTTGCCTGGGTAACTCACCGCCTACCGGAGAACGATTCTGATTATAGTCTGTAGCATTTTGAGTTTTGGTGGCGTTCATATTCATAATGTGTATCCTTAACTAAAGCGTAATACAGTCTTCTGCATCACCTGGTTGATGTCTGATGATAACACTGCTTCTCGGAGAGAATTTTCTTGATCCATTGCGTATTGCTGCGTAGCTCGTCTCGAGTCCGTTTGAAATGTCCCAGACTGTGAGCCAGGCCTTTTCGGGCCAGGTAGAACAGTAATCCAGCCCCTGCCAGCGACAACAGAGCCATGGTCAGACAACTGCCCGCCAGGCTGAGACTGGTCATTTCACTGAGCCACCAGGAAAAGCCAAACAACATAACGGGAAAGGCGCCAACGATCAGGCCTAAACCGAGACAGAGCAAGATTAGAGGGTAAAGAGATTTGCGCAGAGCATCGCGGGAATCAACGGCCAGCAGTTCAAGCTGTAGCTCACTCAGCGAAATCATATCTGCTATCAGATCGCCGAATCCGCCTTTGATATCTGGTTGCTGATGATTCATACTGTTACGAATCATCGCTTCACCAGCCAGCCTAGGAGGAATCCTGCCGCAATTCCTACATTCAGCGAAAGCGCTGGATGTTTTGAAATCTGTCGCCGGATAGCTGAGTCTGAGCGATTAAAGGTCGTATCATGCTCAACCGGCTGACCGGAACTCGACATTGTCGACGAACCACTGCTCTCGAGATGTCTAGGCAATCTGGAATCATAGAGTTGATATTTTAACATTAGTCTCTCCCCCAATTTATTCTCTGTCTCCCATTATTTTGCTGAAGTGCTCGCCTGCCCCGTTGGAACTGCTTTCCGATCTGGCAAAGGAACTTGCTGGCTCTTGCGATGCAATACCATTAGCAAAATGGTGCATTAACTGTGCGGTAGCTGCTTTTATGATCAATCGGGTTACAAACGAAGCGACTGTCTGCAGCCCCCCTCCTGAAGCATGCTTTCTGGGCTGATGCTCGACAACCAGTCTATTCTTGCGGGCCAGTTTCTCAATCGTTTCAGCATCAGGACTCTGGATCTCGAGTCTTTTGGGCACAAGCAGGTATCCAATTAACGCTGCCCCTCCCAGACTCATCCAGGGATAGTTCCTGATATAATATTGCCAGTCCGAAAGGGTCGCAGCACTCTGCTTGATTTGATGCACATCACCATCCAGCTCGTTACGCAACCGCTTCATGGAGTGGCTGATCTCTTCTGCACTGCGACCTGGCCCCCCTTGATTCATCACTCCCTCCCTCAGTTTAAGCTTATAGTCCGTCATCGGTAATATCGCACCTCAGGATCTGAAACGACTTTTCAGAGAGCCCGGAAAGATCTCGGACACGGAATCTTTGACCTGATTGCCAACCCGTTCAGCAAGACCAGGTTCATGGTGCAGATACCTGGTTGATTCTCTAAACAGAGAGCCTAGTAACAGCCCTGCCCCAATACCTGCACCCAGACCAATCAAAACTGATTTTACAGGCTGCTCTTTTACATACTGACACATTCCAGGAGCAGACTCCTGTTCTATAGCGTCAGTTACGGATTTTGCTCTCTGCTGCGAGCGTATTTCAAGATCACCAAATTGATGAATCATCCTTGCCTCCTGATGTCAATAAAGAGGTTTGACTGAGCTTAATAACCGAATTTCTTAACGACGCCACGCCAGACTCACAATAACGCCTGCGATCAGCCCGGTTCCAAAAGCTACTGCAACCGATTCGACTGGATTCTTTCGTAGCGTCTGTTCCGCCTGCTGGTACCCTTTGTGCATAGAGTCATTCAAGTGCTCGTATTGTGCGCGAGCCGCTTCGGAAGCATGTTGAAACTGTTCTCTGGTCTTGTTGACCGTTTTCTCGAAATTTTCCCCCAGTTTTTCGGTAGCTTGAGCAGCTGATTTGGACATGTCGTCCACGATACAATCCAGCTCCTGACGGATTTCAGTAGAAGCCTGTCCGGTTTTCTGTTGAATTTTTCCTACCAGCTGGTCAGTCTCACCTTCGACTCCATCCAGATCATGAGGGCTGAGCTGATTCCAGTGTTTTTCAATCCGACCTCTCAACTCATTCCAATGACCACGTATTTCTTCTCGAGTAACCATATCTCACTCCTTAGATTTGAAATCATATTCTGCTGAACTGTTTTCCAGAAACAGTCTCACAAGTAAGTGATACGCAACTGGTGTGCCAGAGACGAATTGATAGTGAAAACGTCTACAGCCGCATATAGCTATTTACAGGCAAGGCTTGCATTTGCAGCAGACGCCTGATGGAAACCCTGCTGCGCCCCAGTACTGGAATAAAAACAAGTCTTCAGATTATTTCCTGCAAATTGGTCGCCTGCGAGCCAGACTGTCTCTCAATCGATCACCCCCCGTAAGGTATCTCCAGTCAATCAGTTGCTTTGATCCGGTTTGAAATCCGTTATGTCTGATCTAGAACGACTTTCGAAAACAGTAGCTATACACTGACGTTCATTCCGATATGCAGTTTAAGGTTCAGGCCAATACAGGCTCCTAATTACTCAGACCATAAAATGGCTGGTGGAATCCAAGATCAGAAACCAATGGAGTCATCCTGGACTTTTCTGCTGGACCTCTTTGTTTTGAAGCAGGAATCCCGCGGCGTTCCAGGACCGAGATTTGAATTTCTCGCAAAGTTCTAAATGTCATCCGTCAAACAGCTTGAATCGTTCGTAAGAGATACGGATCGCCTCTCGTCTGCTCATTGCCCCAGGGGCCTGTGGAATTGTTGTAATCCCTCTCTTCGAACCTGAGACGCGACTTGTTGTTTCGGGAAGCATTCGACTAGAATCAGGCCTGAGATTAAACAGTTACTATTCGGGAGGACAGTTATTTGTTAGAAGAGCAGGAAGATCCCCAGGATTTTCTGGAACGGCTGAGAGAAAATCCAGAGGGTGTTTTAGCGGACGAATATGACCGCTACCGCGATCGGTTATGGCGAATTGTCAATTTTCGTCTCGATCATCGTCTGCTCGGGCGTGTTGATGCGGATGATATTCTGCAGGAAGCCTACCTGGATGCTGCTACCCGGATTGAACATTATCTTAACGATCCGGCCACTACGTTTTTCATCTGGCTGCGGACCATCGTCGGTCAGACATTGATCGACGTACATCGTCGGCATCTTGGTGCACAAAAGCGTGATGCCCGCCGCGAGGTGAAACAAAAACGAAGGGTCTTTTCGGCTTCGACCTCGTTTCAGATCGCAGATGTTCTCCTGGGAGATTTAACTTCCCCCAGTCAGGCAGCCCTCAAAGAAGAGCTGGCCCGACAATTACATGAAGCCCTGGAAAGTATGAACGAAATCGACCGGGAGATTCTGGTCCTGAGACATTTTGAAGAACTGTCCAACCTGGAGGCTTCCGAGGTACTCGAAATCGAACCCAAAACAGCCAGCATGAGATATTTCAGAGCATTAACCAGATTGCGCTCCATTCTGGTACAAATTCCCGGTATTATTGAATGACCAGACTATCTTTGTCTGCCTCATCGTAGATGGTAATCGACAGGACATTCGGCAATGCTATCCCCCGAATCAGATCGCTCGCTTAAGAACCTGACGCCTCCCGAACCAGCAGACCTGGAACAGCTGGCGGAAGAGTTTATTGCACGAATCCGCATGGGTGAGCATCCTTCCGTGGAGGAATACCGTCAGCGATACCCCGAGCTCTCTGCTGAAATTGAAGAGTTCTTTCCCGCGATCGCAGCACTGGAAGGGGGTAAATATGCAGAGCCCGCTCCCAGCAAAGTCTCGTTGGGCGCTTCGGTTCCTGAGCAACTGGGGGATTTTCAAATTGTCCGGGAAATTGGTCGTGGAGGCATGGGCGTTGTCTATGAGGCCATCCAGCGATCATTGAATCGACGGGTTGCCTTAAAATTACTCCCGCGACATCTACTGCTTGATGAAAAACAACTTAAACGCTTTCAACGTGAAGCCGAACTGACAGCTTCTCTGCACCATACCAACATTGTTCCCGTCTATGGTGTCGGTGAGAATGGCGGCTTTCATTATTACGTCATGCAGTTGATCGAAGGTATCGGCCTGGATCAACTGACTCAGAAAATTGTCGCCACCGCTGCCAGTACAGGTCTTAAAACGAACAAGTCTCCAGGTGCGACGATCTCGCTTAGTGGCGAGGAAACAGTCATCTGTTCTTCCAGTGACAGCGGTTCGACCGACATCACACTTAAAACGGAAAACAATGTCGCCGACCTCGAATTTGAACAATATGTTGATACTCCTTACAAAATCGCTGCTCTGGGAATTCAGGCTGCAAACGCACTACAATATGCACATGACCGTGGAATCCTGCACCGGGATATTAAGCCTGGTAATCTGCTTCTGGACCATGACGGCCTGCTTTGTATCACAGACTTCGGTCTGGCGCGGGTCGCAGAACAGAATGACCTGAGTAAATCTACAGACATCGCCGGCACGCTGGGCTATATGGCCCCCGAAATGTTTCGCGGAGACACCTGCCGCCAGAGTGATATTTATGGTCTGGGAATCACACTTTACGAACTGCTGACCCGGCGATTTGCGATTGAACGCACCAGTCGCCATGAGATGATCGAAAAGATCACGCAAGGCTCAATCACTTCCCTGCGCCGTATCGATCCAAGCATCCCCCGCGATCTGGAAACAATTATTCTCAAAGCCATCGCTCCCGATACAAAACATCGTTATCAGAGAGCGAGTGAGCTGGCAGAGGATCTTAATCTCTTCCTGGAAAACCGTCCCATTCGCGCCAGACGAGTCCATCTGCTGGAACACCTCTGGCGCTGGAGCTGTCGGAATCCAGCAA is a window from the Gimesia benthica genome containing:
- a CDS encoding PRC-barrel domain-containing protein, which produces MFRSTNELNGYHVLATDGECGTVKDFLFDDESNIVRYLIVDTGNWLPGRKVLVSPVAIDQPNLDTRELPTVLSRENIETSPSLEDSLPVSRQKEVALSSHFNWPMYWGHSDSSLDHHSSQTQVVELDGNPHLRSVKEVIGYHIQCMEGTLGHIDDLIVDTESWSMRYLVIDTQNWLPGKKVIIAFDWITHFTWEDKKAHVDLTEEQVRDAPVYDPRLPVNRAYEVQLYDFYGRPTYW
- a CDS encoding CsbD family protein; translated protein: MKSDIIQGKWKQIKGQAKQKWGELTDDDLDQIDGKRDELVGKIQEHYGIAKDEAEEQVNQFESSCHC
- a CDS encoding PRC-barrel domain-containing protein, whose translation is MKPVTVITGAIAISIGSVLLTGSGHAQNKPNISKENHSDFQEKISKPPAKDCTFLRAAAVLTKRVTNLKQQNVGEINDFVLDSNNGKIRYAAVTYGGFPGFGNKMFAVPFEALTVLPNNNHEHDHRFLLKVDQEQLDGATGFEQDHWPDFADQELLNKPDRRYNVRQDPDAPPSNAVIRANQLLNLKVLNIEDDQIGKVEEIILDTAHRKARYIIVSLNHHTTNGNKLFAVPFQAFQVKSDLMNDNQQNLVLKMSNHQITKIQGFDRDHWPDFTDPVYRKSLIEQFLFVKKHKDQGVKVGIDS
- a CDS encoding DUF2254 domain-containing protein produces the protein MRARLANLWDSFRSSFWFVPSIMSLFAIALAMGTCQLDELIASSNRELSWFSTTAEAARSTLSSVAGATIALAGVVFSITVLTLSIASSQFGSRLVRNVMSDSIADLVIGQYVGTSLYCMLVLQTVREGKNGTDVFTPQLGTAVGLILGLICMGMLILFIHHVATAMQAPTIITAVARDLDLAVDRLFPERIGERPDEEESRLSIEDLRAELSDNNITVASQAEGYIEGIDGESLVSLACEAKGVVELLCKPGDFVTREKLLARIWLPRDTEKTEDMTTSYINSVNRVIIVGPRRTPRQDVGYAARELVEIALRALSPGINDPFTAMSCVDRLGGALGRLVERSVPVRIRRDGESVARVLITEADGFPDVLIQSFGQIREYGASSTAVSLTILKALTEIANHASRPDDIHAIRGEAEALQTAYVDQHIVKQDLETFRSKYRQLSEILDQQS
- a CDS encoding GlsB/YeaQ/YmgE family stress response membrane protein, with protein sequence MGIFELLILLIVAAICGGIGQSLAGYSRGGCLTSIALGFIGALLGSWMSRGLGLPELLTVQFGDQPFPILWSIIGASLFVAVLSLISFRGK
- a CDS encoding ANTAR domain-containing response regulator, which translates into the protein MIMESLRILIAHSNQNTLTTINNAVSTLGHTVMDAVVTGEALIKCSESNRPDLVISGVKMPDLDGIRALTLIASETPVPGIIVTPKSDLELVETAALDHIMAWLVEPIRTVDLAPAILLVHRRAQEFAELRKENHDLRTALVDRKTIEQAKGILMKSAGLDEGEAFKRLQKMASRKRIRLIEMAQAVIHAEDAIDLK
- a CDS encoding alkaline phosphatase family protein — translated: MKKKVLLIVIDALATRVVQPALEQGWLPNLSKLIDQGVFRSECTSIFPSITPAATCTIATGAYPFEHGISGAYWYDRTKDEVAFFGSDLTAIMNEGMGEYLNDFQIKLNMERLLVPTIFEQIEQHGTLSDAVINYMWYRGTVTHETTTPLLLNLAPGVELAESMQGPHTMFLGDFVSTPLYGSLPSARGGLSYRFGFHDDTTADYLLALSQQKCFSDFTLAYFPNNDFVSHEKGPTYAVDILQAVDETLGSLIESEGGITRFLEEFAILITGDHSQSDLDADSGVDLNEVLQEFQLVTAGKPWSNSEELMVCPNMRSAQIYLQSGIWEHRRDVIQCLLKCPDIDQIIWCDDDHGLNGSKQPGFHVVTSDRGQLVFKPAVEKKRDGVDCYGTPWLWEGNLEAVDAQVDSDGLITFETYPNAFERIATCFSQQTGNIWITARLGKEFCLPDLKCNPSGSHGSLHCLDSTAPLIAAGLPPDFELPEHLRLTDITPICLQLLGVESFRKPGASAILEPYPRQD
- a CDS encoding phage holin family protein; the protein is MIRNSMNHQQPDIKGGFGDLIADMISLSELQLELLAVDSRDALRKSLYPLILLCLGLGLIVGAFPVMLFGFSWWLSEMTSLSLAGSCLTMALLSLAGAGLLFYLARKGLAHSLGHFKRTRDELRSNTQWIKKILSEKQCYHQTSTR
- a CDS encoding CsbD family protein, encoding MVTREEIRGHWNELRGRIEKHWNQLSPHDLDGVEGETDQLVGKIQQKTGQASTEIRQELDCIVDDMSKSAAQATEKLGENFEKTVNKTREQFQHASEAARAQYEHLNDSMHKGYQQAEQTLRKNPVESVAVAFGTGLIAGVIVSLAWRR
- a CDS encoding sigma-70 family RNA polymerase sigma factor — protein: MLEEQEDPQDFLERLRENPEGVLADEYDRYRDRLWRIVNFRLDHRLLGRVDADDILQEAYLDAATRIEHYLNDPATTFFIWLRTIVGQTLIDVHRRHLGAQKRDARREVKQKRRVFSASTSFQIADVLLGDLTSPSQAALKEELARQLHEALESMNEIDREILVLRHFEELSNLEASEVLEIEPKTASMRYFRALTRLRSILVQIPGIIE